CAGTCCCGAAATCCGAAAAGCGTAGGCCAAAGCAAATCCTCCCCCGAACAGAATCACGATTCCCCAGGGCAGACCGACAGCGGTTTTCCAGTCCATCACTCTTTGACCAGGTCTTGATCTCGATGGTATCAGAAAAAGGATCAGCGCCATCGCAATCGAAACCGTACCATCATCGATATATCCGGGCACCGGCAACAGGCTCGACCATCCCGGTAGCGTGAAACCGCCGACTTCAACAGGTTTGCGAAACAGCCATAAAAACGCGAGCAGTACAAAATCTGCCAGCACAATTTTTTCTTCAAATGACATCCGGCCCAGCTTGCGGTACTCCGTCAGGAAGATTTCGCGCGATGGCAGAGCCAGTTTCCTGCCACGCTGAAGCGGGGCTATCATCAGAAGCCAGATGATAACCGCAAAGGCGATTGAAATCGGCAAAGCGAATATCATCCATGAGGCAAACGAGATCTCGGGAGCCTTCGGAAACATCTCCTCGAAGATTTTAGCAAATGCCAGGTTGGGCGGTGTACCTATCAAAGTTGCCATACCCCCCACAGATGAAGCGTAGGCAGTACCCAGAAGCAGGCTGGTAGCGACCTTGCGCACACCACGGGTTTCGAAATTCTCCTCCAGCCTGGCGATCACCGCCAGCGCGATCGGAAGCATCATCATGACCGTGGCGGTATTGGAGATCCACATCGACAGGAAAAAAGAAGCCGCCATAAAGCCGAGTATAATCCTGGCCGGACTGGTGCCGATCACAAGCATTATTTTGAGCGCTATCCGTTTGTGCAGATCCCAGCGCTGAAGCGCCAGCGCGATCAGAAATCCCCCGATAAACAAAAATATTATATGGTTGAAATAAACCGAGGCGACATCCCGGCCCGATGCA
This DNA window, taken from Candidatus Zixiibacteriota bacterium, encodes the following:
- a CDS encoding DASS family sodium-coupled anion symporter, giving the protein MFRKLAVIAGPLVALAVIFLFDLDPQNRSVTITFAIALWMAIWWITEAIPIAATALLPVALFPISGVASGRDVASVYFNHIIFLFIGGFLIALALQRWDLHKRIALKIMLVIGTSPARIILGFMAASFFLSMWISNTATVMMMLPIALAVIARLEENFETRGVRKVATSLLLGTAYASSVGGMATLIGTPPNLAFAKIFEEMFPKAPEISFASWMIFALPISIAFAVIIWLLMIAPLQRGRKLALPSREIFLTEYRKLGRMSFEEKIVLADFVLLAFLWLFRKPVEVGGFTLPGWSSLLPVPGYIDDGTVSIAMALILFLIPSRSRPGQRVMDWKTAVGLPWGIVILFGGGFALAYAFRISGLSEWIGMQLSGLAGVPPLLLIACICLMMTFLTELTSNTATTQTILPIIAGVAVGIGVNPLLLMVPATLSASCAFMLPVATPPNAIVYGGGRFKISTMSRFGIVLNFAGVFLISLLFYYLSRHVLGIDLNVLPAWAA